In Candidatus Sericytochromatia bacterium, the DNA window GCGATCTCGCGTTGACCGCAGCCAACCAAGGCAGCGGTTCCACAGCGCTAGCTTCCCTGAATGCGGAATTTCAAGCGCTCCAAAGTCAGTTGACCAACATGGCCTCCTCCACCAAGTACAACGGCACGGCTCTGTTCACGGCGAGCGCAGTGACTGTCACGCTGCAAGTCGGGGCCGACAGCGCCAGTAGCAGTCAGATGACCCTGACTTTTGGTCCGCTGAACGGTACTTCGGGTTCATTTGACATCGCGGCCAGCAGTTACTCGCTCGCCGCGGTCCCTAGCGCCGCCATGATAACCAGCATAGACAGTGCTCTCACCTACCTTCTGGAAACCCGAACCAAGATCGGTGCCCAGGCAAACGCGCTCGATTATAAGGTGTCCCAAATCCAGGTCACGCGCGAAAATTTGATGAGTGCAGATAGTCGTATCCGCGATACGGATGTCGCCTACGAAACCGCCTTGCTAACCCGCTCCCAGATTCTAGTACAATCCGCCACGGCCATGCTGGCTCAGGCCAACGCCAAGTCGCTCAACCTGCTCGCCTTGCTGCGCTGAACCAGGCGCCCGCCAAGATCAACCCTCAAATCAGAATGCCGCCCCCGCGCCGGGGCGGTTTTTTTTGATTTATTT includes these proteins:
- a CDS encoding flagellin, producing the protein MRINTNVSSLVAWRNLQKNDTNLSKSLERLSTGLRINKGSDDASGLGISERLRSQISGLSTAERNIQDGFNMVGIADGVLDQMSAVTMRMRDLALTAANQGSGSTALASLNAEFQALQSQLTNMASSTKYNGTALFTASAVTVTLQVGADSASSSQMTLTFGPLNGTSGSFDIAASSYSLAAVPSAAMITSIDSALTYLLETRTKIGAQANALDYKVSQIQVTRENLMSADSRIRDTDVAYETALLTRSQILVQSATAMLAQANAKSLNLLALLR